Proteins encoded within one genomic window of Arachis ipaensis cultivar K30076 chromosome B08, Araip1.1, whole genome shotgun sequence:
- the LOC107613652 gene encoding transcription activator GLK1: protein MLAVSPLRTNRDDEIQGQDLETLSIIGEDDFAELSEGNLLESINFDDLFAGISHADVLPDLEMDPDIFADFSLSGAHNSSSLVLNGCGKSASSESGSSSRGEEIVSKRDGSVVVNPSPGNKEGDNKGRKSSSSSSCQSKNPHQTKKKVKKVDWTPELHRRFVQAVEQLGVDKAVPSRILEIMGIDCLTRHNIASHLQKYRSHRKHILAREAEAASWSQRRQMYGGGRGKREVSPWVAPTIGFPPTPITSMPPQFRPLHVWGHPTMHMWPPKPHQPPPPAPWPSDPSYWHHPHHQRAHQKAVPPATPCFPQPLTTTRFGSPPTTTVAGIPPPQRAIYKVDPGMPKPLVDFHPSKESVDAAIGDVLSKPWLPLPLGLKAPAVECVVGELQRQGIPKIPPSTPVLN, encoded by the exons ATGCTTGCGGTGTCACCTTTGAGGACCAACAGAGATGATGAAATCCAAGGACAGGACCTGGAGACCTTATCCATCATTGGAGAAGACGACTTTGCTGAATTATCCGAGGGCAATTTGTTGGAAAGCATCAACTTCGACGATCTCTTCGCCGGCATCAGCCACGCAGATGTCTTGCCGGATCTCGAAATGGATCCTGACATCTTCGCCGACTTCTCACTCAGCGGAGCTCACAATTCTTCATCCCTAGTCTTGAATGGTTGTGGCAAATCGGCTTCTTCGGAATCCGGGTCGAGTAGTCGAGGGGAGGAGATAGTGAGCAAAAGAGATGGATCCGTCGTAGTGAATCCATCCCCTGGTAATAAAGAAGGTGATAATAAAGGAAGAAAATCATCTTCCTCCTCATCATGTCAATCAAAGAATCCTCATCAAACCAAGAAAAAGGTTAAGAAG gtGGATTGGACCCCAGAATTGCACAGGCGATTTGTTCAAGCAGTGGAGCAGCTGGGAGTTGATAAAGCAGTCCCTTCAAGGATTCTAGAGATCATGGGAATTGACTGCCTCACCCGCCATAACATCGCTAGCCACCTTCAG AAATATCGATCACATAGGAAGCATATACTAGCTCGGGAGGCTGAAGCAGCAAGTTGGAGTCAACGGAGGCAGATGTATGGTGGAGGGAGAGGGAAGAGAGAGGTGAGCCCTTGGGTTGCACCAACCATTGGTTTTCCTCCCACTCCAATTACATCAATGCCGCCCCAGTTTAGACCCTTACATGTGTGGGGTCATCCCACCATGCACATGTGGCCGCCTAAACCTCATCAGCCACCGCCTCCTGCACCTTGGCCTTCAGACCCTTCTTATTGGCACCACCCTCACCACCAAAGG GCTCATCAAAAGGCAGTACCACCAGCAACACCGTGTTTTCCACAACCTCTGACAACAACG AGATTTGGTTCTCCGCCAACCACCACCGTGGCGGGTATCCCACCACCACAGCGTGCCATCTATAAAGTAGATCCCGGCATGCCCAAGCCCCTAGTTGACTTCCATCCG TCAAAGGAAAGCGTAGATGCTGCGATTGGTGATGTATTATCAAAACCATGGCTGCCACTGCCACTTGGGCTTAAAGCTCCAGCGGTAGAGTGTGTGGTGGGTGAGTTACAGAGACAAGGAATTCCAAAAATTCCACCCTCAACTCCTGTGCTTAATTAA
- the LOC107612231 gene encoding uncharacterized protein LOC107612231 — translation MGDYDEDGCQCRPLGFLIGLPFALLALVLSVLGAIIWVLGTILSCLCPCCICCTGLANLAVSLVKLPVRIIRWFIHQIPC, via the exons ATGGGAGATTACGATGAAGATGGATGCCAATGCAGGCCATTGGGTTTCTTGATCGGATTACCCTTTGCTCTattggccttggttttgtctgtTCTTGGTGCGATTATCTGGGTTCTTGG AACAATACTGAGTTGTTTGTGCCCATGCTGCATCTGCTGCACCGGATTGGCCAATTTGGCAGTGAGTCTTGTGAAGCTTCCGGTTCGAATTATTAGGTGGTTCATTCACCAAATTCCTTGTTAG
- the LOC107613538 gene encoding dnaJ homolog subfamily B member 4 isoform X1 produces MGVDYYKVLQVDRNATEDDLKKAYRKLAMKWHPDKNPNNKKEAEAKFKQISEAYDVLSDPQKRAIYDQYGEEGLKGQVPPPDAGSGGGGSTFFSTGDMPGSFRFNPRNADDIFAEFFGFSSPFGGMGRSSGGGMRSRFPNGMFGDDMFASFGEGGGGAGVHMSQGGPRKAPPIENRLPCTLEDIYKGTTKKMKISREIIDASGKTMPVEEILTINVKPGWKKGTKITFPEKGNEQPNVTPADLVFIIDEKPHSVFTREGNDLITTQKISLVEALTGYMVNLTTLDGRNLTIPINSVIHPDYEEVVPREGMPLPKDPSKKGNLRIKFNIKFPSRLSADQKSGIKKLLAG; encoded by the exons ATGGGCGTGGACTATTACAAGGTCTTGCAGGTTGATAGAAATGCCACCGAAGATGACCTCAAGAAAGCTTACAGAAAGCTCGCCATGAAATGGCACCCCGACAAGAACCCCAACAACAAAAAAGAAGCTGAAGCCAAGTTCAAGCAAATCTCCGAAGCATATGAT GTGCTGAGTGATCCTCAGAAGAGAGCAATCTATGACCAATATGGGGAAGAAGGTTTGAAGGGTCAGGTTCCACCACCTGATGCTGGTTCTGGTGGCGGTGGATCCACCTTCTTTTCCACCGGTGACATGCCGGGGTCGTTTCGGTTCAATCCTCGAAACGCCGATGACATTTTTGCTGAGTTTTTTGGGTTTTCAAGCCCCTTTGGTGGCATGGGAAGGAGCAGTGGCGGTGGCATGAGATCAAGGTTCCCTAATGGGATGTTTGGTGATGACATGTTTGCATCTTTTGGTGAAGGAGGTGGTGGAGCAGGGGTGCACATGAGTCAAGGTGGTCCACGCAAGGCTCCCCCTATTGAGAACAGGCTTCCCTGCACCCTTGAGGACATATATAAAGGCACCACTAAGAAGATGAAGATCTCCAGGGAAATTATTGATGCTAGTGG CAAAACCATGCCAGTGGAGGAGATCTTGACAATTAATGTCAAGCCTGGTTGGAAGAAGGGAACAAAGATCACCTTCCCGGAGAAAGGAAACGAACAACCAAATGTAACGCCTGCAGACCTTGTTTTCATTATCGATGAGAAACCACACAGCGTCTTCACCCGTGAAGGAAATGATCTGATCACAACTCAGAAGATTTCTCTTGTGGAGGCTCTAACCGGATACATGGTAAACCTTACGACGTTGGATGGTAGAAACTTAACAATACCCATCAACAGTGTCATCCATCCAGATTATGAGGAGGTCGTCCCAAGGGAAGGGATGCCGCTTCCAAAGGATCCGTCAAAGAAAGGAAACTTGAGGATCAAATTCAACATCAAGTTCCCAAGTCGGCTCAGCGCCGACCAGAAATCTGGAATCAAGAAACTCCTGGCTGGTTGA
- the LOC107613538 gene encoding dnaJ homolog subfamily B member 6 isoform X2, producing the protein MGVDYYKVLQVDRNATEDDLKKAYRKLAMKWHPDKNPNNKKEAEAKFKQISEAYDVLSDPQKRAIYDQYGEEGLKGQVPPPDAGSGGGGSTFFSTGDMPGSFRFNPRNADDIFAEFFGFSSPFGGMGRSSGGGMRSRFPNGMFGDDMFASFGEGGGGAGVHMSQGGPRKAPPIENRLPCTLEDIYKGTTKKMKISREIIDASGLFKRLVGLLGFKQAGLELEIKPMRGNRPRLEPSIYMDQACQS; encoded by the exons ATGGGCGTGGACTATTACAAGGTCTTGCAGGTTGATAGAAATGCCACCGAAGATGACCTCAAGAAAGCTTACAGAAAGCTCGCCATGAAATGGCACCCCGACAAGAACCCCAACAACAAAAAAGAAGCTGAAGCCAAGTTCAAGCAAATCTCCGAAGCATATGAT GTGCTGAGTGATCCTCAGAAGAGAGCAATCTATGACCAATATGGGGAAGAAGGTTTGAAGGGTCAGGTTCCACCACCTGATGCTGGTTCTGGTGGCGGTGGATCCACCTTCTTTTCCACCGGTGACATGCCGGGGTCGTTTCGGTTCAATCCTCGAAACGCCGATGACATTTTTGCTGAGTTTTTTGGGTTTTCAAGCCCCTTTGGTGGCATGGGAAGGAGCAGTGGCGGTGGCATGAGATCAAGGTTCCCTAATGGGATGTTTGGTGATGACATGTTTGCATCTTTTGGTGAAGGAGGTGGTGGAGCAGGGGTGCACATGAGTCAAGGTGGTCCACGCAAGGCTCCCCCTATTGAGAACAGGCTTCCCTGCACCCTTGAGGACATATATAAAGGCACCACTAAGAAGATGAAGATCTCCAGGGAAATTATTGATGCTAGTGG GCTTTTCAAAAGGCTCGTGGGCTTGTTGGGCTTTAAACAGGCTGGGCTCGAGCTTGAAATAAAGCCTATGAGAGGTAATAGGCCTAGGCTTGAGCCATCTATTTACATGGACCAGGCTTGTCAAAGTTAA